A genomic region of Candidatus Neomarinimicrobiota bacterium contains the following coding sequences:
- a CDS encoding dipeptidase has product MKRTVTPVFLSLCAFLACTESVQDFHDRAYVADTHNDVLLRVMRGEDITQWTSSGHSDIPRLLAGGVDVQVFSVWINPSFFPLDSSFEQANAEIDALYELEGKAPGKFEMAKTYDDLLAIEETGKLAAVIGVEGGHHIENSLENLEHLFNRGMRYLTLTWNNSTTWATSARDEAEEEDLPFLGLTDFGREIVQTCNDLGVIVDVSHVGERTFWDIMQTTSKPVIASHSSAYALCPHYRNLKDDQLLAVKENGGVVFVNFYPSFIDSTFSARADQVEEDYANELDSLRALYDEDSDDFWGARIEVLEEPLAKVAPPIDILIDHIDHIVRLTGADHVGLGSDFDGISVPPQGLEDCTKFPAITEKLLDRGYSKSDVRKILGENFKRVFKEVVG; this is encoded by the coding sequence ATGAAAAGGACGGTCACGCCAGTTTTCTTGTCCTTATGCGCATTCTTGGCCTGCACCGAATCGGTACAGGATTTCCATGACCGGGCATATGTGGCAGACACCCATAACGACGTTCTTCTCCGTGTGATGAGGGGCGAAGACATTACGCAGTGGACATCATCGGGTCATTCGGATATTCCCAGGCTACTGGCGGGGGGAGTGGATGTCCAGGTTTTCTCCGTCTGGATCAACCCCTCTTTCTTCCCCCTGGATAGTTCTTTTGAGCAGGCGAATGCCGAGATTGATGCCCTGTATGAACTTGAGGGGAAAGCGCCGGGGAAATTTGAAATGGCAAAAACATACGATGACCTATTGGCAATCGAGGAGACGGGAAAACTGGCGGCCGTTATCGGTGTGGAAGGAGGCCATCATATTGAGAATAGTCTTGAAAACCTGGAACACCTATTCAACCGGGGCATGCGATATCTCACACTCACCTGGAACAATTCCACCACGTGGGCCACTTCTGCCAGGGATGAGGCGGAGGAGGAGGACCTCCCTTTTCTCGGTTTGACGGATTTTGGGCGCGAGATTGTCCAGACTTGCAATGACCTGGGGGTAATTGTGGATGTCTCACATGTGGGGGAACGGACCTTCTGGGACATCATGCAAACAACGTCAAAGCCGGTAATCGCCTCCCATTCTTCCGCCTACGCCCTCTGTCCTCACTACCGGAATCTGAAGGACGATCAGCTCCTCGCTGTGAAGGAAAATGGTGGGGTCGTATTTGTCAATTTCTACCCGAGCTTTATTGACAGCACGTTCTCTGCACGAGCGGATCAAGTGGAAGAGGATTACGCGAATGAACTGGATTCCCTCAGAGCTCTTTATGATGAGGATTCAGATGACTTCTGGGGAGCCCGCATAGAGGTGCTTGAAGAACCACTCGCCAAAGTGGCACCGCCCATTGACATTCTCATAGACCACATCGACCACATCGTCCGGCTTACCGGTGCGGACCATGTGGGGCTTGGATCGGATTTTGACGGCATTTCCGTCCCCCCTCAGGGATTGGAAGACTGTACGAAGTTTCCCGCGATTACAGAGAAACTTCTGGATCGGGGCTATTCCAAGAGTGATGTTCGCAAGATTCTCGGGGAAAACTTCAAGCGAGTGTTTAAGGAAGTTGTTGGTTGA
- a CDS encoding tryptophanase: protein MGKEEIHQLNKAGTTFRTIIEPFKIKSVEPIRMTTRQHREKVLKQADYNVFQIDAQDVIIDLLTDSGTGAMSANQWSAIMRGDEAYAGSESYRRFENVVKEIFGFKHVIPTHQGRAAERILFSAACSAGDVVPNNSHFDTTRANIEFRGAIAEDLVIDEGKDPQNPYPFKGNMDVDKLESLIKKVGREKIPLCMLTVTNNSGGGQPVSMENIRNVKEILSRHDIPLYFDACRFAENAYLIKLRERGYGNKPVWEIVREMMSYGEGCTMSAKKDGLANIGGFLCTNSDHLAREERNLLILTEGFPTYGGLAGRDLEAVAVGLKEVLREEYLIYRVAETQYLGKFLEESGFPIVQPPGAHAIYIDAKASLPHIPSLEYPGEALVVELYRVGGIRTGEIGSVMFGKVDPKTGEETPAEMELVRLAIPRRVYTQSHIDYVIEACKRVWEKREQLRGFRIVEQAKFLRHFTAKFEPV, encoded by the coding sequence GTGGGAAAAGAAGAGATCCATCAGTTGAACAAAGCTGGGACCACTTTCCGAACCATAATCGAGCCGTTCAAGATCAAATCGGTCGAGCCGATCCGGATGACCACTCGCCAACACCGGGAGAAAGTGCTCAAACAGGCAGATTACAATGTCTTCCAGATTGATGCCCAGGATGTGATTATCGATCTTCTCACCGACAGCGGCACCGGTGCCATGAGTGCCAACCAGTGGAGTGCTATTATGCGGGGCGACGAGGCCTATGCGGGGAGCGAGAGTTACCGGCGATTTGAAAATGTGGTGAAGGAAATCTTCGGATTCAAGCATGTCATTCCAACCCATCAGGGACGGGCCGCTGAGCGCATTCTCTTTTCAGCCGCATGCAGCGCGGGCGATGTGGTTCCCAATAATTCACATTTCGACACTACCCGGGCCAATATCGAATTCAGGGGTGCCATCGCCGAAGATTTGGTCATTGACGAAGGGAAGGATCCTCAGAACCCATATCCGTTCAAGGGAAACATGGACGTGGATAAGCTGGAATCATTGATTAAAAAGGTAGGGAGAGAAAAGATTCCCCTCTGCATGCTGACGGTTACGAACAACTCAGGTGGGGGACAACCAGTATCGATGGAGAATATTCGCAACGTTAAGGAGATTCTTTCCAGGCATGATATTCCCCTTTATTTTGATGCCTGCAGATTCGCTGAGAATGCTTACCTGATTAAGCTTCGCGAAAGGGGATATGGGAATAAGCCTGTCTGGGAAATCGTCCGAGAAATGATGAGCTACGGAGAGGGCTGTACCATGAGCGCGAAGAAGGACGGCCTGGCAAATATTGGTGGCTTTCTGTGCACCAATAGTGACCATCTTGCCCGCGAGGAGAGAAATCTTCTCATCCTGACAGAGGGCTTCCCCACCTATGGGGGACTGGCAGGAAGGGATCTGGAAGCCGTTGCCGTGGGACTCAAAGAAGTCCTCCGTGAAGAATATCTTATTTACCGGGTTGCGGAAACACAGTATCTCGGGAAGTTTCTGGAAGAGTCGGGCTTCCCTATCGTCCAGCCGCCCGGCGCCCATGCGATCTATATCGATGCAAAAGCGAGTTTACCTCACATTCCTTCCCTGGAATATCCCGGAGAAGCTCTGGTGGTTGAACTGTATCGGGTGGGTGGAATACGGACAGGGGAGATCGGTTCGGTGATGTTCGGGAAGGTGGACCCTAAGACGGGAGAGGAAACGCCAGCGGAGATGGAACTGGTGAGACTCGCTATTCCCCGAAGAGTGTATACACAAAGCCATATCGATTATGTGATTGAAGCGTGTAAACGCGTCTGGGAAAAACGGGAACAGCTCAGAGGTTTTCGCATTGTGGAGCAGGCGAAGTTCCTGAGGCATTTCACCGCAAAGTTTGAGCCCGTCTAG
- a CDS encoding DUF481 domain-containing protein, translating to MKRVVILLSVLSVGAVSAGEWERSFTGSLTTQQGNTHLTSYTVAMSSEYAGDLSIEPFGQLGRINLPDSEVRFTVSHTRGQLNDALYEHDGSASFLLEIMAHETFSPFFLSYWAYDSTTFLERRVQLGAGGKYTAGKEISVSVAYLWEIEDYKAEAVRRQYRLSVRPKYKKKFDSGITVNYMIFIQPLVRNPAHLLIDNQFTLSIPTPSEKFMITATWRDQYNSQPPKNVKERDTDVKVGFTLSW from the coding sequence ATGAAAAGAGTCGTAATATTGTTGAGTGTCCTTTCTGTTGGAGCAGTCTCGGCGGGGGAATGGGAAAGATCCTTCACAGGATCTCTCACAACCCAGCAGGGGAATACGCACCTGACTTCATATACCGTAGCAATGTCCAGTGAGTATGCGGGAGACCTGTCCATAGAACCCTTTGGGCAATTGGGAAGGATCAATCTGCCGGACAGTGAAGTGAGATTCACTGTCAGCCACACGCGAGGACAGTTAAATGATGCTCTTTACGAACACGATGGCAGCGCTTCTTTCCTCCTGGAGATCATGGCGCATGAGACTTTTTCCCCATTCTTTCTGTCGTACTGGGCGTACGACTCCACAACCTTCCTCGAGAGAAGAGTTCAACTGGGTGCCGGGGGAAAATACACGGCTGGGAAGGAAATTTCCGTCAGTGTAGCCTATCTGTGGGAGATAGAGGATTACAAAGCCGAAGCAGTAAGAAGACAATACCGTCTGTCGGTTCGGCCCAAGTACAAAAAGAAGTTCGATAGCGGAATCACTGTTAATTACATGATCTTTATCCAACCCCTGGTCCGAAACCCTGCCCATCTTCTCATTGATAACCAGTTTACACTCTCCATTCCCACCCCATCCGAAAAGTTCATGATCACGGCAACCTGGCGGGACCAGTATAACTCCCAACCGCCGAAAAACGTGAAAGAGCGGGACACGGATGTCAAGGTTGGATTCACATTATCCTGGTGA
- a CDS encoding FliG C-terminal domain-containing protein, protein MITEYNRLSGLDKVAIVFSVLGEGLAVKLIKGLGETEVRKIRSRIREMEPVSSLIKKQVVDEFYLAFISRKLQKSDVTDAKRPFEFLDSLADEQLAALLEVEEPRIIAMAAAQVSSERRMVVINRLAPEVKGRVLMEMGNLSEVPLEAIVNVATQLEHKSHFLPRAVDFSRGGGKSIADILGQMPPEEEERYLETISRESPDLVKEIKKYYLTFDDIFSFPDNLLREIMNTVELDTIALAFKGLPQETSDKVLNNLPQKKQAMYEPVEGAIPKREVNMARKTIVDAARQMEKEGRFNLEDVLGGSEMVD, encoded by the coding sequence ATGATTACCGAATATAACAGACTGTCCGGCCTGGATAAAGTGGCCATAGTCTTTTCCGTTCTTGGAGAGGGCCTTGCGGTTAAACTCATTAAGGGGTTGGGAGAAACGGAGGTGAGAAAAATCCGTAGCCGGATCCGTGAAATGGAGCCCGTTTCCTCTTTAATCAAAAAGCAAGTCGTTGATGAATTCTATCTTGCCTTTATTTCGAGGAAACTCCAGAAATCGGATGTGACCGATGCGAAACGACCCTTCGAATTCCTTGACAGTCTCGCAGATGAGCAGCTCGCGGCACTTCTGGAAGTGGAAGAGCCTCGCATTATCGCCATGGCCGCGGCCCAGGTTTCATCCGAGAGGCGGATGGTGGTAATCAACCGGCTAGCGCCGGAAGTTAAAGGAAGGGTACTCATGGAAATGGGTAATCTGAGTGAAGTTCCACTGGAAGCGATCGTGAATGTGGCCACGCAATTGGAACATAAGTCTCACTTCCTTCCCCGGGCCGTGGACTTCTCCCGCGGTGGGGGAAAGAGTATCGCTGATATTCTGGGCCAGATGCCTCCCGAGGAGGAGGAGAGATACCTTGAAACCATCTCCCGGGAATCACCTGACCTGGTGAAAGAGATCAAGAAGTACTACCTAACATTTGATGACATCTTCAGCTTTCCCGACAACCTACTTCGGGAAATCATGAACACGGTCGAGCTGGATACCATCGCACTCGCTTTCAAGGGTCTGCCTCAGGAGACCTCGGACAAGGTTCTCAATAACCTCCCGCAGAAAAAACAGGCCATGTATGAGCCCGTGGAAGGGGCCATCCCGAAGCGAGAGGTGAATATGGCAAGAAAGACGATCGTGGATGCGGCACGGCAGATGGAAAAGGAAGGTCGATTTAATCTTGAGGACGTTCTGGGCGGTTCGGAAATGGTGGATTAG